Proteins from one Capricornis sumatraensis isolate serow.1 chromosome 2, serow.2, whole genome shotgun sequence genomic window:
- the FPGT gene encoding fucose-1-phosphate guanylyltransferase isoform X2: MEAESAPAGRSLREATQRRLQRFSEFRGKSMAAGEFWDIVAITAADEKQELAYKQQLSEKLKKKELPLGVQYHVFVDPAGAKIGNGGSTLCALRCLEKLYGDEWNSFTILLIHSGGYSQRLPSASALGKIFTALPLSIPEYSTNKPCIIQSILDSTCSVTPGSVVEYSRLGPDVSVGENCIISGAYVKTTAVLPAYSFVCSLSLKMNGHLKYSTMACGVQDNLKKNVKTLSDVKLLQFFGVCFLSCLDIWNLKVTEELFSGNKTCLSLWNARIFPVCSSLSDSVTTSLKMLNAVQSKSTFSLNNYKLLSIEEMLFYKDIEDMITYREQIFLEITLNRKQSD, from the exons ATGGAAGCTGAAAGTGCCCCTGCCGGCCGATCTTTGCGAGAAGCCACCCAGCGAAGGTTGCAGAGGTTTTCAGAGTTTAGAG GCAAATCTATGGCAGCTGGAGAATTCTGGGACATTGTTGCAATTACAGCAGCTGATGAAAAACAGGAACTTGCTTATAAGCAACAGCTTtcagaaaagctgaaaaaaaaggAGTTACCCCTTGGAGTTCAATATCACGTTTTTGTTGATCCTGCTGGAGCCAAAATTG GAAATGGAGGATCAACCCTTTGTGCCCTTCGATGTTTGGAAAAGCTTTATGGAGATGAATGGAATTCTTTTACCATCCTATTAATTCACTCTG GTGGCTACAGTCAACGCCTTCCAAGTGCAAGCGCTCTGGGGAAAATTTTCACTGCTTTACCTTT ATCGATACCAGAATATTCTACTAACAAACCCTGTATTATCCAAAGTATACTGGATTCAACATGTTCTGTGACACCTGGCTCAGTTGTGGAGTATTCCAGATTGGGGCCTGATGTTTCAGTTGGGGAAAATTGCATCATTAGTGGTGCTTATGTCAAAACAACAGCTGTCCTGCCTGCATATTCTTTTGTGTGTTCCTTAAGCTTGAAGATGAATGGACACTTAAAGTATTCAACAATGGCATGTGGAGTGCAAGacaacttgaaaaagaatgttaaaacattGTCAGATGTAAAGTTACTTCAATTCTTTGGGGTCTGTTTCCTGTCATGCTTAGACATTTGGAATCTCAAAGTTACAGAGGAACTATTCTCTGGAAACAAGACATGTTTGAGCTTGTGGAATGCTCGTATTTTCCCAGTTTGTTCTTCTTTGAGTGATTCAGTGACAACATCCCTAAAGATGCTAAATGCTGTACAGAGCAAGTCAACATTCAGCCTGAATAACTATAAGCTGTTGTCCATTGAAGAAATGCTTTTCTACAAAGATATAGAAGACATGATAACTTATAGGGAACAAATTTTTCTAGAAATTACTTTGAATAGGAAGCAGTCTGATTGA
- the FPGT gene encoding fucose-1-phosphate guanylyltransferase isoform X1: MEAESAPAGRSLREATQRRLQRFSEFRGKSMAAGEFWDIVAITAADEKQELAYKQQLSEKLKKKELPLGVQYHVFVDPAGAKIGNGGSTLCALRCLEKLYGDEWNSFTILLIHSGGYSQRLPSASALGKIFTALPFGSPIYQMFELKLAMYIDFPSHMNPGILITCADDIELYSIGESEFIRFDKPGFTALAHPSSLTVGTTHGVFVLEPFNHLEYRDLEYRSCHRFLHKPSIEEMYEFDAVCTPRNFFQQEFAGSDMPSRKLEPEYVYTDSLFYMDHKTAKKLLAFYEKIGTLQCEIDAYGDFLQALGPGATVEYTKNTSNVTKEESELVDMRQRIFHLLKGTPLNVVVLNNSKFYHIGTTEEYLFHFTADSSLKSELGLQSIAFSLFPSIPEYSTNKPCIIQSILDSTCSVTPGSVVEYSRLGPDVSVGENCIISGAYVKTTAVLPAYSFVCSLSLKMNGHLKYSTMACGVQDNLKKNVKTLSDVKLLQFFGVCFLSCLDIWNLKVTEELFSGNKTCLSLWNARIFPVCSSLSDSVTTSLKMLNAVQSKSTFSLNNYKLLSIEEMLFYKDIEDMITYREQIFLEITLNRKQSD, from the exons ATGGAAGCTGAAAGTGCCCCTGCCGGCCGATCTTTGCGAGAAGCCACCCAGCGAAGGTTGCAGAGGTTTTCAGAGTTTAGAG GCAAATCTATGGCAGCTGGAGAATTCTGGGACATTGTTGCAATTACAGCAGCTGATGAAAAACAGGAACTTGCTTATAAGCAACAGCTTtcagaaaagctgaaaaaaaaggAGTTACCCCTTGGAGTTCAATATCACGTTTTTGTTGATCCTGCTGGAGCCAAAATTG GAAATGGAGGATCAACCCTTTGTGCCCTTCGATGTTTGGAAAAGCTTTATGGAGATGAATGGAATTCTTTTACCATCCTATTAATTCACTCTG GTGGCTACAGTCAACGCCTTCCAAGTGCAAGCGCTCTGGGGAAAATTTTCACTGCTTTACCTTTTGGTAGCCCCATTTATCAGATGTTTGAATTAAAACTAGCCATGTACATTGATTTCCCCTCACATATGAATCCTGGGATTCTGATTACCTGTGCAGATGATATTGAACTTTATAGTATTGGAGAATCTGAGTTTATTAGGTTTGACAAACCTGGCTTTACTGCTTTAGCTCATCCTTCTAGTTTGACTGTTGGTACAACACATGGAGTGTTTGTCTTAGAACCTTTTAACCATTTAGAATATAGAGACCTCGAATACAGAAGTTGCCATCGTTTCCTTCATAAACCCAGCATAGAAGAAATGTATGAGTTTGATGCTGTGTGTACACCTAGAAATTTTtttcaacaggaatttgctgGGAGTGACATGCCTTCTCGTAAATTAGAGCCTGAGTATGTCTATACAGACAGCCTATTTTACATGGACCATAAAACAGCAAAAAAGTTACTTgctttttatgaaaaaatagGTACGCTACAGTGTGAAATAGATGCCTATGGAGACTTTCTTCAGGCTTTGGGACCTGGAGCAACTGTGGAGTACACCAAAAACACATCAAATGTTACTAAAGAAGAGTCAGAGTTGGTAGACATGAGGCAGAGAATATTTCATCTTCTTAAAGGAACACCATTAAATGTTGTTGTTCTTAATAACTCCAAATTTTATCACATTGGAACAACAGAagaatatttgtttcattttactgCAGATAGCAGTTTGAAGTCAGAGCTTGGCTTACAGTCTATAGCTTTTAGCCTCTTTCCATCGATACCAGAATATTCTACTAACAAACCCTGTATTATCCAAAGTATACTGGATTCAACATGTTCTGTGACACCTGGCTCAGTTGTGGAGTATTCCAGATTGGGGCCTGATGTTTCAGTTGGGGAAAATTGCATCATTAGTGGTGCTTATGTCAAAACAACAGCTGTCCTGCCTGCATATTCTTTTGTGTGTTCCTTAAGCTTGAAGATGAATGGACACTTAAAGTATTCAACAATGGCATGTGGAGTGCAAGacaacttgaaaaagaatgttaaaacattGTCAGATGTAAAGTTACTTCAATTCTTTGGGGTCTGTTTCCTGTCATGCTTAGACATTTGGAATCTCAAAGTTACAGAGGAACTATTCTCTGGAAACAAGACATGTTTGAGCTTGTGGAATGCTCGTATTTTCCCAGTTTGTTCTTCTTTGAGTGATTCAGTGACAACATCCCTAAAGATGCTAAATGCTGTACAGAGCAAGTCAACATTCAGCCTGAATAACTATAAGCTGTTGTCCATTGAAGAAATGCTTTTCTACAAAGATATAGAAGACATGATAACTTATAGGGAACAAATTTTTCTAGAAATTACTTTGAATAGGAAGCAGTCTGATTGA